A window of Aliarcobacter trophiarum LMG 25534 contains these coding sequences:
- a CDS encoding quinone-dependent dihydroorotate dehydrogenase, which produces MFNYENLKKILFLFNPERAHNIAESSLKFLGKCRILRNYYEKKNFIVNKALEQELFGRTFLNPVGLAAGFDKNATMIKSMKSLGFGFTEIGTVTPMPQDGNPKPRMFRYPEQKSVQNAMGFNNLGAHQALKNLKKLYPFYIPIGVNIGKNKTTPEEYALNDYKVLIKKLEAYSDYIIINISSPNTPNLRDLQNEKFIKELFTMAKELTTKPIFLKIAPDMEVNQAIDLCKTAVESGAAGIIATNTTIDYSLIENCKDFGGLSGAVLSEKSALLFKEIAKELYGKTILISVGGIFTGKQAYERVKNGASLVQLYSSLIFEGPSLARKINEEILELLKADGYDNISEAIGANLR; this is translated from the coding sequence TTGTTTAACTATGAAAATCTAAAAAAAATACTATTTTTATTTAATCCTGAGAGAGCACACAATATTGCTGAGAGCAGTCTGAAGTTTCTAGGAAAATGTAGAATTTTAAGAAATTACTATGAAAAAAAGAATTTTATAGTAAACAAAGCTTTAGAACAAGAGCTTTTTGGAAGAACTTTTTTAAATCCTGTTGGCCTTGCAGCTGGGTTCGATAAGAATGCAACAATGATAAAATCTATGAAAAGCTTAGGTTTTGGTTTTACAGAAATAGGAACAGTTACACCTATGCCTCAAGATGGAAATCCAAAACCTAGAATGTTTAGATATCCAGAACAAAAAAGTGTTCAAAATGCTATGGGATTTAATAATCTAGGGGCTCATCAAGCACTAAAAAATTTAAAAAAACTCTACCCTTTTTATATTCCAATTGGAGTAAATATTGGGAAAAATAAAACAACACCAGAAGAGTATGCTCTAAATGATTATAAAGTTTTAATCAAAAAATTAGAAGCTTATTCTGATTATATAATTATAAATATCTCAAGTCCAAATACTCCAAACTTAAGAGATTTACAAAATGAGAAGTTTATAAAAGAGCTTTTTACTATGGCAAAAGAGCTTACAACTAAACCAATTTTCTTAAAAATTGCACCTGATATGGAAGTAAATCAAGCTATTGATCTTTGTAAAACTGCAGTTGAAAGTGGAGCAGCTGGTATTATTGCCACAAATACAACTATTGATTATAGTTTAATAGAAAATTGTAAAGATTTTGGTGGATTAAGTGGTGCAGTCTTAAGTGAAAAATCAGCACTTTTATTTAAAGAGATTGCAAAAGAGCTTTATGGAAAGACTATTTTAATTAGTGTTGGTGGAATTTTTACAGGAAAACAAGCTTACGAAAGAGTTAAAAATGGTGCTTCTTTAGTACAATTATACTCTAGCTTAATTTTTGAAGGTCCTTCTTTAGCTAGAAAAATCAATGAAGAGATTTTAGAGCTTTTAAAAGCTGATGGGTATGATAATATCTCTGAAGCTATTGGAGCAAACTTAAGATAA
- a CDS encoding methyl-accepting chemotaxis protein → MSSLSKDVKDSVVLGENLANKTASSMDEINAKVEAINEAIEVIDQIAFQTNILSLNAAVEAATAGEAGKGFAVVAQEVRNLANRSAEAAKEIKDLVENATSKTNEGKKISDDMKTGYNNLNKLISETINIIQDVSIASSEQLKGIEQINDAVSVLDRVTQENASEASNVALIANETLSMAKILVEDAKTKKVS, encoded by the coding sequence ATGTCATCTTTAAGTAAAGATGTAAAAGATAGTGTAGTTCTAGGTGAAAATTTAGCAAATAAGACAGCTAGTTCTATGGATGAGATAAATGCAAAGGTAGAAGCTATAAATGAAGCTATTGAAGTAATTGATCAAATTGCTTTCCAAACAAATATTTTAAGTCTAAATGCAGCAGTTGAAGCTGCAACTGCTGGTGAAGCAGGAAAGGGGTTTGCTGTTGTTGCTCAAGAGGTACGAAATCTAGCAAATAGAAGCGCAGAAGCTGCAAAAGAGATAAAAGATTTAGTAGAGAATGCAACAAGTAAAACAAATGAAGGTAAAAAAATATCTGATGATATGAAAACTGGATACAACAACCTAAATAAACTTATCTCTGAAACTATAAATATTATTCAAGATGTAAGTATTGCTTCTAGCGAACAGCTAAAAGGAATTGAACAGATAAATGATGCAGTATCTGTTTTAGATAGAGTAACTCAAGAGAATGCCTCTGAAGCTAGTAATGTTGCACTAATTGCAAATGAAACTTTAAGTATGGCAAAAATTTTAGTGGAAGATGCAAAAACAAAAAAAGTAAGCTAG
- the pgsA gene encoding CDP-diacylglycerol--glycerol-3-phosphate 3-phosphatidyltransferase yields MSKALNLPNILALFRIALAPLMLWFFVDRDNTIFSSWHPSWFDYFAGLIFIIASVTDFFDGFIARAWNQITKLGGILDPLADKMLVLAAFLGLMVIDRASAWAVFLILSREFFITTLRVVAVAEGKDVASTMAGKVKTVAQMFAIGFLIMNWPYATTLLWFAVILTLYSGYEYTRDYFRI; encoded by the coding sequence ATGTCAAAAGCTTTAAACCTACCAAACATCTTAGCTCTATTTAGAATAGCATTAGCTCCACTAATGCTATGGTTTTTTGTGGATAGAGACAACACTATATTTTCATCTTGGCATCCCTCTTGGTTTGACTATTTTGCGGGGCTTATATTTATAATAGCTAGTGTTACTGACTTTTTTGATGGTTTTATTGCTAGAGCTTGGAATCAAATAACAAAGCTAGGTGGGATTTTAGATCCACTTGCAGATAAAATGCTAGTACTTGCTGCTTTTTTGGGACTTATGGTTATAGATAGAGCTAGTGCTTGGGCTGTATTTCTAATACTTTCAAGAGAATTTTTCATAACTACTCTTAGAGTTGTTGCAGTTGCTGAAGGAAAAGATGTGGCTTCAACAATGGCAGGAAAAGTAAAAACAGTAGCTCAAATGTTTGCTATTGGATTTTTAATAATGAATTGGCCATATGCTACAACTTTACTTTGGTTTGCAGTTATTTTAACTCTCTACTCTGGTTATGAATACACTAGAGACTATTTCAGAATTTAA
- the rseP gene encoding RIP metalloprotease RseP, giving the protein MGTITFLLVLSFLVFFHELGHFLAARFFGVKVHVFSIGFGKQIYSKYWAGTTWQIALIPLGGYVKMKGQDDSKPTLNESGDDSYNTKKPWQRIVILFAGPFANFLLAAIIYFAIALMGAKTLAPTIGNISPNSVAFEAGLKENDKILKINETEIKAWDEIGKVITTTQGALQFYIQRDNQLLIKIINPQISDSQNMFNERIKKRMIGIAPKGEVVTLELGFYDSLAYAYDKTIFASTMIFQGVQKLITGIIPSSEVGGVISIGKIISDASESSFIALLTITALISVNLGVLNLLPIPALDGGHIMFNLYEMIVRRKPSDQVFMFLTIFGWLILGSLMLLGIYNDINRIFLNN; this is encoded by the coding sequence TTGGGTACTATCACTTTTTTACTTGTATTATCTTTTTTAGTATTTTTTCATGAGCTAGGTCACTTTTTAGCTGCTAGATTTTTTGGCGTTAAGGTTCATGTTTTCTCTATTGGGTTTGGAAAACAAATCTATTCAAAATATTGGGCAGGGACAACGTGGCAAATTGCATTAATTCCACTTGGTGGATATGTAAAAATGAAAGGTCAAGATGACTCTAAACCAACTCTAAATGAGAGTGGAGATGATTCATATAACACAAAAAAACCTTGGCAAAGAATAGTTATACTATTTGCTGGTCCTTTTGCAAACTTTCTTTTGGCAGCAATTATCTATTTTGCGATAGCTTTAATGGGTGCAAAAACTTTAGCTCCAACAATTGGGAATATTAGTCCTAATTCAGTTGCTTTTGAAGCTGGTCTAAAAGAGAATGACAAAATTTTAAAGATAAATGAGACTGAGATAAAAGCTTGGGATGAGATAGGAAAAGTAATTACAACAACTCAAGGGGCTTTACAGTTTTATATCCAAAGAGATAATCAACTCTTAATAAAAATTATAAATCCACAAATATCAGATAGTCAAAATATGTTTAATGAAAGAATCAAAAAAAGAATGATAGGAATTGCTCCAAAAGGAGAAGTTGTTACGTTGGAATTAGGTTTTTATGACTCTTTAGCTTATGCTTATGATAAAACTATTTTTGCTTCTACTATGATATTTCAAGGTGTTCAAAAATTAATTACTGGAATAATTCCATCTAGTGAAGTTGGTGGTGTTATTAGTATTGGAAAAATTATTAGTGATGCAAGTGAGAGCTCTTTTATTGCACTTCTTACAATCACTGCACTAATTTCTGTGAACTTAGGAGTTCTAAATCTTCTACCAATTCCTGCCCTTGATGGTGGACATATTATGTTTAATCTATATGAGATGATCGTTAGAAGAAAACCTAGTGATCAGGTTTTTATGTTTTTAACAATTTTTGGATGGTTGATTTTGGGAAGCCTAATGCTTCTTGGAATTTACAACGATATAAATAGAATTTTTTTAAATAATTAG
- a CDS encoding DUF1104 domain-containing protein, with the protein MNRVILFVLLLSISSFAKENFSQMSNQELIEIIGFVDEKDMADFQKELDVRLGKMNTYEKAQYEKRLVEIPERKIIEDEE; encoded by the coding sequence ATGAATAGAGTTATTTTATTTGTTTTACTTTTGTCTATCTCCTCTTTTGCAAAAGAGAATTTTAGCCAAATGAGTAATCAAGAGCTAATAGAGATAATTGGTTTTGTGGATGAGAAAGATATGGCAGATTTCCAAAAAGAGCTAGATGTAAGATTAGGAAAAATGAATACATATGAAAAAGCTCAATATGAAAAGAGATTAGTTGAGATACCTGAAAGAAAGATAATTGAAGATGAAGAGTAA
- a CDS encoding enoyl-ACP reductase, with protein sequence MSCNMKGKTLVISGGTKGIGKECVYKFASNGINVAFTYNSNGEIALEICKDVEAKFGVKCRAYPFNILEPEKYGELFEEIDKDFDRVDFFISNAMIYGRAVVGGYGKFMKLKPRGLNNIYTATVNAFVCGSQQAAKRMQKIGGGAIVSLSSTGNLVYIENYAGHGTNKAAVEAMVRYAANELGEFGIRVNAVSGGPIDTDALKAFTNYEEVKAKTAEYSPLNRIGQPEDLAQSCYFLCTNDASWITGHTLIVDGGTTFR encoded by the coding sequence ATGAGTTGTAATATGAAGGGTAAAACTTTAGTAATTTCAGGTGGTACAAAAGGTATAGGGAAAGAGTGTGTGTATAAATTTGCAAGCAATGGAATAAATGTTGCATTTACATATAATTCAAATGGTGAAATAGCTCTTGAAATTTGTAAAGATGTTGAAGCAAAATTTGGAGTAAAATGTCGTGCATATCCTTTTAATATATTGGAACCAGAAAAATATGGTGAACTTTTTGAAGAGATAGATAAAGATTTTGATAGAGTTGACTTTTTCATATCAAATGCAATGATTTATGGTCGTGCTGTTGTTGGCGGATATGGTAAATTTATGAAACTAAAACCTAGAGGTTTAAACAATATTTACACTGCAACTGTAAATGCTTTTGTTTGTGGTTCTCAACAAGCTGCAAAAAGAATGCAAAAAATAGGTGGTGGAGCAATAGTATCCTTATCATCAACTGGTAATTTAGTGTATATAGAAAACTATGCAGGACACGGTACAAATAAAGCTGCAGTTGAAGCAATGGTTAGATATGCAGCAAATGAGTTAGGAGAGTTTGGAATTAGAGTAAATGCAGTTTCAGGAGGACCAATTGATACAGATGCTTTAAAAGCATTTACAAACTATGAAGAGGTAAAAGCAAAAACTGCTGAATATTCTCCTTTAAATAGAATTGGTCAACCAGAAGATTTAGCACAATCTTGTTATTTCTTATGTACAAATGATGCTTCATGGATAACAGGACATACATTAATTGTTGACGGTGGGACAACTTTTAGATAA
- a CDS encoding PAS domain-containing protein: MSKEILLDDYTFLVSETDEKGVIIFANDDFCRIAGYDIDDLIGKPHNIIRHQDMPKIAFKDLWDTIRKSVIWTGYVKNRAKNGDFYWVYATVFPTVTSDGSKGYLSCRRKANRVEIETHEKLYKELILKES, translated from the coding sequence ATGTCAAAAGAGATACTACTTGATGATTATACTTTTTTGGTAAGCGAAACAGATGAAAAAGGTGTAATAATCTTTGCTAACGATGATTTTTGTAGAATTGCTGGTTATGATATTGATGATTTAATTGGTAAACCGCACAATATAATAAGACACCAAGATATGCCAAAAATTGCATTTAAAGATTTATGGGATACTATTAGAAAAAGTGTTATTTGGACTGGATATGTAAAAAATCGTGCTAAAAATGGTGATTTTTATTGGGTCTATGCGACAGTTTTTCCTACAGTAACAAGTGATGGTTCAAAGGGCTATCTCTCTTGTAGAAGAAAAGCCAATAGAGTTGAAATAGAAACTCATGAAAAACTATATAAAGAGCTTATATTAAAAGAGAGTTAA
- a CDS encoding YggS family pyridoxal phosphate-dependent enzyme: MEKTTATRNLNSLITKVEAARLKISEYHIVKIIGISKYSTAEDIKTLYEVGQRAFGENKVQDLKDKMQTLDEFPIEWHFVGTLQKNKINNLIDLNPTLVHSLDSLDLAIELNKKLEAKNKKMSCLLQINSAFEDTKSGVDPKEAVDIYKKIINLCPNIILKGVMSIGANVEDEDIIKKSFQLTKKIYEELVPLGARYCSMGMSNDFELAIACGSNLIRVGSTLFKNL, from the coding sequence ATGGAAAAAACAACTGCTACTAGAAATTTAAATAGTTTAATCACTAAGGTTGAAGCTGCGAGACTTAAAATATCTGAATACCATATTGTTAAAATTATAGGTATCTCAAAATATTCAACAGCAGAAGATATAAAAACACTTTATGAAGTAGGACAAAGAGCTTTTGGTGAAAATAAGGTTCAAGATTTAAAAGATAAAATGCAAACTTTAGATGAATTTCCTATAGAGTGGCACTTTGTAGGAACTTTACAAAAAAACAAGATAAACAATCTAATAGATTTAAACCCTACTTTAGTTCACTCTTTAGATAGTCTTGATTTAGCTATTGAGTTAAACAAAAAACTTGAAGCAAAAAACAAGAAAATGTCATGTTTACTACAAATAAACTCTGCTTTTGAAGATACAAAATCAGGAGTTGATCCAAAAGAGGCAGTTGATATTTATAAAAAAATTATTAATCTATGTCCAAATATTATTTTAAAAGGTGTTATGAGCATTGGTGCTAATGTTGAAGATGAAGATATCATAAAAAAATCATTTCAACTTACTAAAAAAATATATGAGGAACTAGTACCACTTGGAGCTAGATATTGTTCAATGGGCATGAGTAATGATTTTGAATTAGCAATTGCTTGTGGTTCAAATTTGATACGAGTTGGCTCAACTCTTTTTAAGAACCTATAA
- the dapA gene encoding 4-hydroxy-tetrahydrodipicolinate synthase: MDTPIGSMTALITPFKNGKVDLEKYESLIKRQINAGVDVVSPCGTTGESATLTHKEHKECIEVAVATCKNTNVKVLAGAGSNATAEACELAKFAQEIGANAILSIAPYYNKPTQEGLYQHYKTIAQSVEIPFMLYNVPGRTAVDLLPETAIKLFDDVKNIYGIKEATGSLERATALMSQRENFLVFSGDDGIDFPMLVSGAKGIISVTSNLVPDLKVKLVNSVFNKDYETALKIHNDLYELNKVLFCESNPIPIKAAMYLSGLLDSLEFRLPLTKPSRETIDKLEKILKKYEVIK; encoded by the coding sequence ATGGATACCCCAATTGGTTCTATGACAGCACTAATTACCCCATTTAAAAATGGAAAAGTTGATTTAGAAAAATATGAGTCATTAATTAAACGACAAATAAATGCTGGTGTTGATGTAGTCTCTCCTTGCGGAACAACAGGAGAGAGTGCAACACTAACTCATAAAGAGCATAAAGAGTGTATAGAAGTTGCAGTTGCTACTTGTAAAAATACAAATGTAAAAGTTCTTGCAGGTGCTGGTTCAAATGCCACTGCTGAAGCTTGTGAGTTGGCAAAATTTGCTCAGGAAATTGGTGCTAATGCAATACTTTCTATTGCTCCATATTATAATAAACCAACTCAAGAGGGACTATATCAACACTACAAAACAATAGCACAAAGTGTTGAAATTCCATTTATGCTTTACAATGTCCCAGGACGTACTGCTGTTGATTTGTTACCAGAGACTGCAATTAAGCTTTTTGATGATGTAAAAAATATTTATGGTATAAAAGAGGCTACAGGTTCATTAGAACGGGCTACTGCTCTTATGTCACAAAGAGAAAATTTTTTGGTATTTTCAGGAGATGATGGAATAGATTTTCCAATGCTTGTAAGTGGAGCAAAAGGGATAATTTCTGTAACTTCAAATTTAGTTCCAGATTTAAAAGTTAAACTTGTAAATAGTGTATTTAATAAAGATTATGAAACTGCACTAAAAATTCATAATGATTTATATGAACTAAACAAAGTTCTATTTTGTGAAAGTAATCCAATTCCAATAAAAGCAGCAATGTATTTGTCTGGTCTTTTAGATAGTTTAGAATTTAGGTTACCATTAACAAAACCTAGTAGAGAAACAATAGATAAATTAGAAAAAATTTTAAAAAAATATGAGGTAATTAAATAA
- a CDS encoding M16 family metallopeptidase, whose amino-acid sequence MSANSLPNYYTKNLDNGLQIVAIPMDNNTNVVSVDVFYKVGSRDEVMGKSGIAHMLEHLNFKSTKNLKAGEFDEIVKGFGGVNNAGTSFDYTHYFIKTSSKNTDKSLELFAELMQNLTLNDEEFQPERDVVAEERRWRTDNNPMGYLQFRTFNSAYTYHPYHWTPIGFMDDIKNWSIEDIKDFHSTYYQPKNAIVLVAGDIKKDDIFSMVEKHFKDIKNKKEIPKSIHTIEPVQDGEKRGVVNKETNVEMLTITYHIPNFEHKDQIALSALSQLLSSGKSSILQKILVDKKRLANSVYAYNMELKDPGVFMFMAVANENIDALKIEKEILDIISAIQNGEIEKKELDKLKINTKADFIYSLESSSDVASLFGTYLVRDNIKPLLEYEKNLELLKIEDIVNVAKKYLVKENSTTLILKEKK is encoded by the coding sequence ATGAGTGCAAATAGTTTGCCAAATTACTATACAAAAAATCTAGATAATGGTTTACAAATAGTTGCAATTCCTATGGATAACAACACAAATGTTGTAAGTGTAGATGTTTTTTATAAAGTTGGAAGTAGAGATGAAGTTATGGGGAAAAGTGGAATTGCTCATATGTTAGAGCATCTAAACTTTAAATCTACAAAAAACTTAAAAGCTGGGGAATTTGACGAGATTGTAAAAGGTTTTGGAGGAGTTAATAATGCTGGAACTAGCTTTGATTACACTCACTACTTTATTAAAACTTCATCAAAAAACACAGATAAATCTTTAGAGTTATTTGCTGAATTAATGCAAAATTTAACTCTAAATGATGAAGAGTTTCAACCTGAGCGTGATGTAGTAGCAGAAGAGAGACGTTGGCGAACAGACAATAATCCTATGGGATATTTACAGTTTAGAACATTTAATAGTGCTTATACTTATCATCCATATCACTGGACTCCAATTGGGTTTATGGATGATATTAAGAACTGGAGTATTGAAGATATAAAAGATTTTCACTCTACATACTATCAACCAAAAAATGCAATAGTTCTAGTTGCTGGTGATATAAAAAAAGATGATATTTTTTCAATGGTTGAAAAGCACTTTAAAGATATTAAAAACAAAAAAGAGATTCCAAAATCTATTCATACAATAGAACCTGTTCAAGATGGAGAAAAAAGAGGAGTTGTAAATAAAGAAACAAATGTAGAGATGCTTACAATAACATACCACATTCCAAATTTTGAACATAAAGACCAGATAGCTCTTAGTGCATTATCACAACTTTTAAGTAGTGGGAAATCTTCTATTTTACAAAAAATTTTGGTTGATAAAAAGAGATTAGCAAATAGTGTATATGCTTATAATATGGAACTAAAAGATCCTGGAGTTTTTATGTTTATGGCAGTTGCAAATGAAAACATTGATGCTTTAAAAATAGAAAAAGAGATTTTAGATATAATATCGGCTATTCAAAATGGTGAAATAGAAAAAAAAGAGCTTGATAAACTTAAAATAAATACAAAAGCAGATTTTATCTACTCTCTTGAAAGCTCAAGCGATGTTGCTTCACTATTTGGAACTTATCTTGTACGAGACAATATCAAACCTCTTTTAGAGTATGAAAAAAACCTAGAGTTGTTAAAAATTGAAGATATTGTAAACGTTGCAAAAAAATATTTAGTAAAAGAGAACTCAACAACTCTTATATTAAAAGAAAAAAAATAA
- a CDS encoding sensor histidine kinase gives MLVLKNSGIDLTKSETRTIIGFSLIYSILVLLILSAITFLYYQFKKDLMLQEKRQTLQNYSNTQIANLKELHINIDKSDIYPRDERFSSAIYDSSKKIIFSNLKMKDVKLDKVIYIKDGYIHLIKEPEAYYLGSKYVIVEIEDDNLWFLNIKYKIIFWFFISFFILLTIGYYIAKLFLRPMREAILMLDRFIKDTTHELNTPVTAILSNIQMIDKNSIDEKLAKKINRIEIGAKTISNIYEDLTFVSLNNQIISNNEKIDFSEILNQRVDFFKSIANSKRVEFILDIKDDVFIDCDIKKLSKLIDNIISNAIKYNKFKGFIKVTLKDGLMIIEDSGKGISKEDLKSLFTRYKRFDKSVGGFGIGLNIVSLIAKEYDLKIDVISKIDVGTRIKIRW, from the coding sequence TTGTTAGTCTTAAAAAACTCGGGTATAGATTTAACAAAGAGTGAAACTAGAACCATTATTGGGTTTAGTTTAATATACTCAATACTAGTTTTACTTATTTTGAGTGCTATCACTTTTTTATATTATCAATTCAAAAAAGATTTAATGCTTCAAGAAAAAAGACAAACTCTTCAAAATTACTCAAATACTCAAATTGCAAATCTAAAAGAGCTACATATAAATATAGATAAATCTGATATTTATCCAAGAGATGAGAGATTTAGCTCTGCTATTTATGATAGTTCAAAAAAGATAATTTTCTCGAACTTAAAGATGAAAGATGTAAAACTTGATAAAGTAATATATATAAAAGATGGATATATTCACCTAATTAAAGAGCCTGAAGCTTATTATTTAGGGAGTAAATATGTAATAGTTGAGATAGAAGATGATAATCTTTGGTTTTTGAATATTAAATATAAGATTATATTTTGGTTTTTTATCTCATTTTTTATACTACTTACTATTGGATACTATATTGCAAAACTTTTTTTAAGACCTATGAGAGAAGCAATTTTGATGCTTGATAGATTTATAAAAGATACAACTCATGAGCTAAACACACCTGTAACTGCAATACTATCAAATATACAGATGATAGATAAAAATAGTATAGATGAGAAGTTAGCAAAAAAGATAAATCGTATAGAAATAGGGGCAAAAACTATCTCAAATATATATGAAGATTTAACTTTTGTCTCTTTAAATAATCAGATAATTTCAAACAATGAAAAAATTGATTTTTCAGAAATATTAAATCAAAGAGTTGATTTTTTTAAATCAATTGCAAATAGTAAAAGAGTAGAATTTATTTTAGATATAAAAGATGATGTTTTTATAGATTGCGATATAAAAAAACTATCAAAACTAATAGATAACATTATTTCAAATGCAATAAAATACAACAAATTTAAAGGTTTTATAAAAGTTACTTTAAAAGATGGATTAATGATAATTGAAGATAGTGGAAAGGGTATTAGTAAAGAGGATTTAAAAAGCTTATTTACAAGATATAAAAGGTTTGACAAAAGTGTAGGTGGTTTTGGAATTGGGCTTAATATTGTATCTCTTATAGCAAAAGAGTATGATTTAAAAATAGATGTTATCTCTAAAATTGATGTAGGAACAAGGATAAAAATAAGATGGTAA
- a CDS encoding response regulator transcription factor translates to MKSKILLLEDDYNLSETVFEYFIEEGFDVICVYDGEEALAKIYEEHFDVLLLDVNVPKKNGFEVLKEARATGKTTPAIFITSLNSMSSLEEGFLSGCDDYIRKPFEIKELLLRVQILIKKEFANKNEIVEISPNVTFNTISNELKYDSEEVKLNLKELKLLKFFLQNPNELLSHDRIYDFVWDYDEEYSDNSLRTYIKNLRKILGKDKIVSLKKLGYRFNKE, encoded by the coding sequence ATGAAGAGTAAAATTTTACTACTTGAAGATGATTATAATTTAAGTGAAACTGTTTTTGAATATTTTATTGAAGAGGGGTTTGATGTTATTTGTGTTTATGATGGAGAAGAAGCTTTAGCAAAAATCTATGAAGAGCACTTTGATGTTTTACTTCTTGATGTAAATGTTCCAAAAAAAAATGGCTTTGAAGTTCTAAAAGAGGCTAGGGCTACTGGGAAAACAACTCCAGCAATATTTATAACATCTTTAAACTCAATGAGTTCACTAGAAGAGGGTTTTTTAAGTGGTTGTGATGATTATATTAGAAAACCTTTTGAGATAAAAGAGCTTCTTTTAAGAGTTCAGATTCTAATAAAAAAAGAGTTTGCAAATAAAAATGAGATAGTTGAGATTTCTCCAAATGTTACATTTAATACAATCTCAAATGAGCTAAAATACGATAGTGAAGAGGTAAAATTAAATTTAAAAGAGTTAAAACTATTGAAGTTTTTTCTTCAAAATCCAAATGAACTGTTATCTCATGATAGGATATATGACTTTGTGTGGGATTATGATGAGGAGTATAGCGATAACTCTTTACGAACATATATAAAAAATCTTAGAAAGATTTTAGGAAAAGATAAAATTGTTAGTCTTAAAAAACTCGGGTATAGATTTAACAAAGAGTGA